In one Rutidosis leptorrhynchoides isolate AG116_Rl617_1_P2 chromosome 8, CSIRO_AGI_Rlap_v1, whole genome shotgun sequence genomic region, the following are encoded:
- the LOC139862714 gene encoding uncharacterized protein yields MSNIPTSPFTPKASNNQSQSKQSFFADNKHIRYQPINQGIWVKIDHNKQNSPSKNPNPNYNNQQNPTHLVRSKSGLNHHSTRLNSSYNQLYNNFKIRESATNLINRYGKPFPDANNSKTNQLPKPIDKSRITSYLFHNFPEHWCSTDLWDVFKKYGNIHEVYIPRKTLKNGRKFGFVRFLDVPDYHKDSLARRLSLIVAGDNLLKVYKARDPEGKKQAPQPNNAKSGSRNNVKVAFNSPVDERNFKEVVLNKQATNYGIPSIKVNSNDDLIQILGQAVIAKVKDLEFLEYFNEICESENLGGFTIKYLGGHDLMLIFEEPNPALDLINNSEHPLWKWLEDINPWDPEIYKTSGRLVYVNIFGVPITCWLESTFIDIAKNWGEVIETFNCSITNENNQDLSHGSVIIKTNNFSPINGQVIINPGDVNQSKAYIIEVQNFSMFNTYGDIDNSSNWDDEILSDDHISDEESHLDCENRVEGNAEKTTRNNNHDPTPPHQTSSNSSKRMDTRPFNNNADNQSLQSPSISKPINHFDTTNPHTHNPSKPETVLNNTSSTKETSPSNETDPIEPPPIPDFNTARPYNTTSYQPKPKTIPLESTVITQPITTNTPPSPPREDTLAIPQPNTVINGPSNHVNDTPVTPSHISGKSNMDSSPQHILTNDLCSPIVTQEHADSVPETLPHHTTNDTPCTTPLNPQSNSPLNFMPAPNATQQTNSDPFNLEPLLYTGKEISKKRKISSTIAKPIIKSKNTSQNPDFKRPRSNMLYIKHLARSGQKLRISQLAKRCKSSSNGGGSTSYFSKGSHMDMVHNKKTKKTGSTSSKSLDTFEFGKSIGIRRNNP; encoded by the coding sequence GCTGATAACAAGCATATCCGATATCAGCCTATCAATCAGGGTATTTGGGTTAAAATTGATCATAATAAGCAAAACTCACCTtcaaaaaaccctaaccctaattacaATAACCAGCAGAATCCAACCCACCTTGTCCGATCCAAATCTGGTCTCAATCATCACTCGACAAGGTTAAACTCATCCTACAATCAATTATACAACAACTTCAAAATACGGGAATCAGCCACCAACCTTATCAATCGTTATGGCAAGCCTTTTCCAGATGCGAATAATTCTAAAACAAATCAATTGCCAAAACCGATCGACAAGTCTAGAATTACTTCATACCTCTTCCACAACTTTCCCGAACACTGGTGTTCAACGGACTTATGGGATGTTTTCAAAAAATATGGCAATATCCACGAGGTTTACATCCCCAGGAAGACCTTAAAAAACGGAAGGAAGTTTGGTTTTGTTAGATTCTTAGACGTTCCAGATTACCACAAAGATTCTCTTGCGAGGAGACTAAGTCTCATTGTTGCGGGTGACAATTTACTCAAAGTATACAAGGCCCGTGATCCCGAAGGAAAGAAACAAGCTCCACAGCCTAACAATGCAAAATCGGGTTCTAGGAACAATGTTAAGGTTGCATTTAACTCACCTGTAGACGAAAGGAATTTCAAAGAAGTGGTCCTAAACAAGCAGGCTACAAACTACGGCATCCCCTCGATTAAGGTAAATTCTAATGATGATCTTATCCAAATACTTGGTCAAGCGGTTATTGCCAAAGTTAAAGATCTTGAATTCCTTGAATATTTTAATGAAATATGTGAAAGTGAAAACCTTGGTGGGTTTACTATCAAATACCTGGGCGGGCATGATCTAATGCTTATATTTGAGGAACCCAACCCGGCCCTAGACTTGATTAACAATTCGGAACACCCATTATGGAAATGGCTTGAAGATATAAACCCATGGGATCCCGAAATTTACAAAACCTCTGGTAGACTTGTTTATGTTAACATATTCGGGGTACCTATTACTTGTTGGTTAGAATCCACATTCATTGACATAGCAAAAAATTGGGGCGAGGTAATTGAAACGTTTAATTGCTCTATAACCAATGAGAACAACCAAGATTTATCGCATGGCTCGGTAATTATCAAAACAAACAATTTCTCACCGATAAACGGCCAAGTTATTATCAACCCCGGTGACGTCAATCAATCTAAGGCTTACATCATTGAAGTTCAAAACTTTTCTATGTTTAACACTTATGGTGATATCGATAATTCGTCGAATTGGGATGATGAAATTCTTTCGGACGATCACATTTCTGACGAAGAGTCCCACTTGGATTGTGAAAATCGAGTTGAAGGAAACGCTGAAAAGACCACCCGTAACAACAACCACGATCCCACGCCTCCTCACCAAACCTCCTCTAATTCCTCTAAACGAATGGATACTCGTCCCTTTAATAATAATGCCGATAACCAATCTCTCCAATCTCCTAGCATATCGAAACCCATCAACCACTTTGACACCACAAACCCTCACACCCATAATCCTTCCAAGCCCGAAACTGTTTTAAATAATACTAGCTCTACAAAAGAAACTAGCCCATCGAATGAAACTGATCCAATTGAACCACCTCCTATTCCTGATTTTAATACTGCAAGGCCATATAATACCACCTCATATCAACCAAAACCAAAAACCATCCCTTTGGAGTCCACTGTAATCACGCAGCCCATTACCACCAATACCCCCCCAAGCCCACCAAGAGAGGATACCCTTGCAATCCCGCAGCCCAACACTGTTATTAACGGCCCATCGAATCATGTAAATGATACCCCTGTTACACCTAGCCACATCTCGGGTAAATCTAATATGGACAGCTCACCTCAACACATTCTAACAAATGATTTATGCTCACCAATAGTGACACAAGAACATGCAGATTCTGTTCCCGAAACCCTCCCTCACCATACCACAAACGACACCCCCTGTACTACCCCTTTAAACCCTCAATCCAACTCTCCATTAAATTTTATGCCTGCCCCTAACGCTACACAACAAACAAATTCCGATCCTTTCAACCTCGAACCTTTACTTTATACGGGTAAAGAAATTTCTAAAAAGAGAAAAATTTCTAGCACCATCGCCAAACCTATCATTAAGTCAAAAAACACCTCTCAAAACCCAGATTTTAAAAGACCTAGATCCAATATGCTTTACATCAAACATCTAGCTAGAAGTGGCCAAAAGCTTAGAATCTCTCAACTGGCTAAACGTTGTAAGTCCTCGTCTAACGGTGGTGGTAGCACATCCTACTTCTCGAAGGGATCTCATATGGACATGGTACATAACAAAAAGACTAAAAAGACAGGTTCTACCTCTAGCAAAAGCTTGGATACGTTCGAATTCGGGAAAAGCATCGGGATTCGTCGCAACAACCCATGA
- the LOC139863190 gene encoding uncharacterized protein, with amino-acid sequence MNTEYNQNWADNFNNFINNSGLIDLPLGGKRFTRICEKTMKFSKLDRFLISDGIFTIWPNTSSKTLDRDLSDHCPIILRNNLLDSGPKPIRVFDTWLDLKDADTIIEKAWLIPISGNRPDCIFRNKLKNVKLELKKHSNQLDNLDSQIRDHLTECNNWEQTAETRPLSETEKQKWIDEKMHHIVKEKKKTNMLKQKSRIKWALEGDENSKYFHNYIKRRTSKNNIHGLSINGTWTEDPNLIKQETYSYFNNIFRSKHLRDECPFDHVSHLEYISSLDNQLLEAKFNEKEIWEAICNCDSSKAPGPDGFNMRFFKKHWELIKTDLIKSLDWFWENSEISKGCNASFFTLVPKKPNPIGLNEYRPICLIGSYYKILTKILSNRLAMVIHKIIGNEQTAFLKGRNILDSVLIANEIIDELKRKKQKGLIFKVDFEKAFDCIEWDFLFKTMHFMGFGPKWIGFIRACLWSSSISVLINGSPTKEFSPERGIRQGDPISPFLFIIVAEGLNILVKRALANGHLQGLKIGHDNLNITHLQYADDTIFFGEWNKRNAKYISKLLKCFENISGLKVNFRKSKLYGIGTSTTETEQMACYMNCSAGHTPFSYLGLPIGVPTSHASSWQPIVEKFDKRLSDWAAKSISFGGRLTTIKSILSSIPLYYFSLFHAPSAILKVLESKRRKFFWGGSSNDNKINWIKWDQIILPYDCGGLNVGSLFAKNISLLCKWWWRFKNEDNALWVKIIKSIYGPGGGLDTNFLCRNISGRTIWKEIIKAGKVADNIGTTFTSSISKRIGNGTSISFWHDIWIGSECLKDTFHRLFMLESRKEATVADRIMNVNSTSIGNWDWSRPPSGRAKDYLTELNNLITSVIISDRPDSWKCSLDTSGIYTSAALSNLINKLKYGTNSRNLSLPQNKFVPQKIFIFSWRAVQQKIPVRSELDKKGIDLHTILCPLCEHQIETIDHALLNCQKVSSIWIQFLDWWNQNNISISNINDAIISDQGISHNSIGSSIWQAAKWIACYIIWKHRNLKIFSGKIWNPAVIISEIQSQSFSWISNRSRKKTPIDWHQWLLNPSFYVSPPSNRIGVG; translated from the coding sequence ATGAACACAGAGTATAATCAAAATTGGGCAGATAATTTTAATAACTTTATAAATAACTCTGGATTAATTGATCTTCCTTTAGGCGGTAAAAGGTTCACAAGGATTTGTGAAAAAACAATGAAGTTTAGTAAACTTGACCGATTCCTCATTTCCGATGGCATCTTCACTATCTGGCCCAACACATCCTCCAAAACTCTTGATCGGGACCTTTCTGACCACTGTCCCATTATCCTAAGAAATAACCTCCTCGATTCTGGCCCTAAGCCAATACGTGTCTTTGACACATGGCTAGATTTAAAAGATGCCGACACCATCATAGAAAAGGCTTGGTTGATCCCAATTAGTGGGAATAGGCCTGACTGCATTTTTCGTAACAAACTAAAAAACGTTAAATTAGAACTTAAAAAACATAGTAATCAACTTGATAACTTAGACTCCCAAATACGTGATCATCTTACTGAATGTAATAATTGGGAACAAACCGCCGAAACTAGACCTTTATCCGAAACTGAAAAACAAAAATGGATCGATGAAAAAATGCATCACATCgtcaaagaaaaaaagaaaacaaacatgcttaaacaaaaatctaGAATCAAATGGGCGCTTGAGGGTGATGAAAATTCGAAATACTTTCATAACTATATCAAAAGAAGAACAAGTAAAAACAACATCCACGGGCTTTCAATTAATGGTACATGGACTGAAGATCCTAATCTAATAAAACAAGAAACATATTCCTATTTTAACAACATCTTCCGATCCAAACACTTACGTGACGAATGCCCTTTCGATCATGTTTCACATCTTGAATACATTTCTTCCTTGGACAATCAACTCCTAGAAGCTAAATTTAACGAAAAAGAAATATGGGAAGCCATATGTAATTGCGATAGCTCTAAAGCTCCTGGGCCGGACGGTTTCAACATGAGATTCTTTAAAAAACATTGGGAACTGATTAAAACCGACCTCATTAAATCTCTAGATTGGTTCTGGGAAAACTCAGAAATCTCCAAAGGATGTAATGCATCTTTCTTCACATTAGTCCCGAAAAAACCCAACCCAATCGGATTAAATGAATATCGCCCAATCTGTCTAATAGGTAGCTACTATAAAATTCTCACCAAAATACTCTCCAATCGCCTTGCCATGGTCATTCATAAAATCATTGGTAATGAACAAACAGCTTTCCTCAAAGGTCGAAATATCCTAGATAGTGTCCTAATTGCAAACGAAATAATTGatgaattaaaacgtaaaaaacaaaaaGGTTTAATCTTTAAAGTTGACTTCGAAAAGGCATTTGACTGCATTGAGTGGGACTTTCTATTTAAAACCATGCACTTCATGGGTTTTGGTCCAAAATGGATTGGTTTCATTCGGGCATGCCTTTGGTCATCATCTATTTCTGTACTAATCAATGGCTCTCCCACCAAAGAATTTTCCCCTGAAAGGGGAATTCGACAAGGTGACCCCATTTCGCCATTCCTGTTCATCATTGTTGCTGAAGGTCTTAACATACTTGTCAAAAGAGCATTAGCCAATGGTCATTTGCAAGGATTAAAGATCGGACATGACAATCTCAATATTACACACCTCCAATATGCTGATGATACAATCTTCTTCGGCGAATGGAATAAAAGAAACGCCAAATATATCTCCAAACTACTAAAATGTTTTGAAAATATTTCAGGCCTCAAAGTTAACTTCCGTAAAAGCAAACTTTACGGTATAGGTACATCTACGACCGAAACCGAACAAATGGCTTGCTACATGAACTGCTCTGCGGGTCATACCCCGTTCTCCTATCTTGGACTTCCTATTGGTGTACCCACATCTCACGCCTCCTCGTGGCAGCCGATCGTTGAGAAATTCGACAAAAGGCTTTCAGATTGGGCTGCTAAGTCTATTTCTTTCGGAGGTCGACTTACGACCATCAAATCAATTCTTAGTAGTATCCCATTATACTACTTCTCCTTATTTCATGCACCATCCGCTATCCTTAAGGTACTTGAATCTAAAAGACGGAAATTCTTCTGGGGAGGATCTTCaaacgataataaaattaattggatCAAATGGGACCAAATAATTTTGCCATACGATTGTGGGGGTTTAAACGTGGGGTCCCTCTTTGCTAAAAACATATCACTactttgtaaatggtggtggcgttttaaaaaCGAAGATAATGCATTATGGGTAAAAATAATCAAAAGCATTTATGGGCCGGGGGGAGGGTTGGATACTAACTTTTTatgcaggaacatttcaggtcgcaccatttggaaagagattattaaagctGGAAAAGTTGCTGACAATATAGGCACAACCTTCACATCCTCGATTTCAAAGCGCATAGGAAATGGCACATCAATAAGCTTCTGGCATGATATATGGATCGGATCTGAGTGCTTAAAAGATACATTTCATAGACTATTCATGTTGGAATCCCGCAAAGAAGCAACTGTTGCTGATAGAATAATGAACGTTAACTCTACCTCGATCGGTAATTGGGATTGGTCCCGCCCTCCTAGTGGTCGTGCAAAGGATTATCTCACGGAGCTCAACAACCTAATAACATCTGTTATTATTTCAGATCGCCCCGACTCATGGAAATGTTCCCTTGACACATCCGGCATCTACACTTCAGCAGCACTGTCAAATCTGATCAATAAGCTTAAATACGGCACAAACTCTAGAAACCTTTCACTACCTCAAAACAAATTCGTTCCACAAAAGATATTCATTTTCTCATGGAGGGCCGTTCAACAAAAAATCCCGGTTAGAAGCGAACTCGATAAAAAAGGAATTGACCTTCACACCATCTTATGTCCCTTATGTGAGCACCAAATTGAAACCATTGATCACGCGTTGTTAAATTGTCAAAAAGTATCTTCAATATGGATACAATTTCTCGATTGGTGGAATCAAAACAACATAAGTATCTCTAACATCAATGATGCCATCATCTCGGATCAAGGCATATCACATAATTCCATTGGTTCTTCAATATGGCAAGCTGCTAAATGGATTGCGTGCTACATTATTTGGAAACATAGGAACTTAAAGATTTTTTCCGGAAAAATATGGAACCCCGCTGTGATAATCTCCGAGATCCAATCTCAAAGCTTTAGCTGGATCTCAAATCGTTCACGGAAGAAAACACCTATCGATTGGCATCAATGGCTACTCAACCCGTCATTTTACGTGTCACCTCCTTCAAACCGCATAGGCGTCGGTTAA